A section of the Ciceribacter thiooxidans genome encodes:
- a CDS encoding ankyrin repeat domain-containing protein translates to MKFRLRPLWLSLSFLAAGCDARPSGTDALLEAIGRSSVAGVAKALDEGADPNRRNWDGVLPLAAVARARSVAITELLISRHADPNAKESGASPLYFAVLFECEACAEVIADHGGKFAADSGQVAFLKRSISPDRIQSLTRYMDLR, encoded by the coding sequence ATGAAATTCCGGCTGCGACCTTTGTGGTTGTCACTCTCGTTCCTGGCTGCTGGTTGCGACGCTCGCCCGTCAGGCACGGACGCACTGCTCGAGGCGATCGGAAGATCCTCCGTCGCGGGCGTAGCTAAAGCCCTGGATGAAGGCGCCGATCCAAACCGCAGGAACTGGGACGGGGTTCTGCCGCTGGCAGCCGTAGCGCGAGCACGTTCCGTCGCGATAACGGAACTTCTCATTTCACGACATGCTGATCCGAATGCCAAGGAGAGCGGAGCAAGTCCGCTGTACTTTGCCGTCTTGTTCGAGTGCGAAGCATGTGCCGAAGTGATCGCGGATCACGGCGGAAAATTCGCCGCCGACAGCGGGCAAGTCGCTTTCCTCAAGAGGTCGATCTCACCCGACAGAATCCAGAGTCTGACGAGATACATGGACCTTCGCTAG